Part of the Perca fluviatilis chromosome 22, GENO_Pfluv_1.0, whole genome shotgun sequence genome, GCGTTGTTGGATGGAGCCAGAGATTTTCAGTGACAATGACTGCTTCTTTCACTTTTGTGCATCTGACAATAAATAACCAGCAGATTGataattaatatttattattttttgaagCCCAAAATCGGTTTTGATTGATTGTTTTCATTATATATTCATCTGTGATTAGTGTCTCAGTTAATACATTGATCATCATATTTTGTCAGAGTTAAGCTGACATCTCCAAATGTCTTGGACGTCTGACCAATAGTCTGaaatcaaaaaaaattaatatatatatatatatatatatatatatatatatatatatgtgtgtgtgtatatatatatatatatatatatatatatatatatatatatatataaataatatgtgtgtgtgtgtgtgtgtatatatgtatgtatgtatgtatgtgtgtgtatatatatatatatatatatatatatatatatatatgtatatatgtgtgtatgtctgtattaCAAAAAGGCctcaaatcctcacattttaaaaagcatttttgcttgaaaaaattactgaaatgtaacaattattaaaaaagttACAGATGAAAGTCTCTGTTAATTAACTTATCATTTCAGCTCTAATACAAACAGGATTTCCTACGAAAGTGTGCAACGCAAGAAATTGAGAATTGTGCAAAAAGAAAACGATAGAAAATTGCTGGATCTTTAATTTCAGTTTGTTTCTAATCTTTCAGAGCTTGTGGACAAATGTATCGGCTCCCGAATTCACATCGTCATGAAAACGGATAAAGAAATCGTCGGCACCCTGCTGGGTTTTGACGACTTTGTCAGTATCCTTTCCagatttattaatatatttagttaaaaaaacaaaaacacattgtcTCACCTTTCATGTGCCGCATTATTTTGCCGTTTTCTCTGAAACTGTCCCAGTTTGCGTCCTTCACTCAGTCTTTTAGACATGGTCCTGGAAGATGTGACTGAATTGTAAGTACACCTCCTGTTTTTGGCATTAATTGCAGTCATTGTTAGGGCACCTGTTGCTGATTTAACTCATTAATATATATCTTTGTCACAGTGAAATCACACCAGAGGGACGGAGGATAACCAAACTGGACCAAATCCTTCTCAATGGCAATAACATCACCATGGTATGTAAATATTGTGCATGTTTTGGTATCATTGCATTCATGTTATAGGCTCACAGGTgtatcttaaagtgcccatattatgctaattttcaggttcataattgtatttagaggttgtaccagaataggtttacatggtttaattttcaaaaaacaccatatttgtgttgtactgcacattgctgcagctcctcttttcaccctgtgtgtcgagctctctgttttagctacagagtgagacatctcacttctgttccatcttagTTGGGAGTCGcccatgcgcagtagctaggtatgAGGCTCgtttcgagatgagccaggtctgcgcaaaattgatcgccgcccaatgcacgccggttagatttgtgtccgacttgatcccgacttgttCTGACGTCACGCACGCGTGGGCAAcaataacctcacgagatcaaggcggccgcaggttcgagacgcaggcagcgcagttgctttccaccgactgcaagacccaggcggacccagggcatgctgggaaacgccggcctctctgctgatctaacagctgattggttcagaatcaactcggcatgatgacgttttatgtAGCTAAACTTttgtttgtctgatttaaaaaggCTTAttgtgtacagaacacatgtgaggctgatagtgacgtttagaagtcagagagactaaatcggttcagattacggatcatctacagtctgttatttagtaacatcagcaacagattgCATGTAGAGTTGACAGCTACTTTGTcctaataaaaacaactggagactgtgtacaagctgatatatgggtctgataagattttattaaatcggaatcggacctaacaggatgtgagtgtttctgtgacttcctgttcagcctgaaggctgctggaaacagcTGGAAGCTGTCCGGCTCGTCACCGCCCCCTGccgctgccgcctgctctcgtccactatAAGCgagctctcgtccactttataTATaagcgaggcgcagttcatctcaaaCGAGCCTATTacaacgtgtgttccaaagtgacgcacgtttgtcacggaagtaaagactggactacaatagagctgtttggagcagatGGTGAACAGTGGATACGCgcccttctaacgcagaaggcggctcaggttctggttcaggctctagtcgtCTCACGTccagactactgcaactccctcctgattggcctgcctgcatgcgCCCGTCCagcccctgcagctcattcagaacg contains:
- the lsm5 gene encoding U6 snRNA-associated Sm-like protein LSm5 encodes the protein MNMAATPVTNPSQLLPLELVDKCIGSRIHIVMKTDKEIVGTLLGFDDFVNMVLEDVTEFEITPEGRRITKLDQILLNGNNITMLIPGGEGPEV